One Alkalicoccobacillus plakortidis DNA window includes the following coding sequences:
- a CDS encoding glycoside hydrolase family 13 protein, producing MIFTAISHLQTPAELYSIDKESVCVRIKTAKNDVLQVTIIHGDPYVWDQDIWQSSETFMSLIGSDDLHDYWTVTLQLPHYRLRYGFILTSTDESVVYTERGFYQEKPKHVSPYFCLPYLHENEIFSPPSWVKDTVWYQIFPERFSNGDSTINPDNVLPWGSEKPKVDSFFGGDLQGVINHLDYLSGLGINGIYFTPIFKAFSNHKYDTIDYMQIDPQFGDEQTLKKLVQECHKRGIRVMLDAVFNHSGYYFKPFQDVLKYGEDSRYRDWFHPHSYPLDPHAQKPNYETFAFVGMMPKLNTANPEVKEYLLQVARYWIETFDIDGWRLDVANEVDHEFWRDFRRTVKETKEDVYILGEIWHQSTPWLAGDQFDAVMNYPLTDAIQDFILRGETAGSFKQTITRHLFSYPHPVNQVQFNLLDSHDTARVLTESNGNKNQVMLQYLMLFSFPGSPCIYYGDEIGMAW from the coding sequence ATGATATTTACTGCTATTAGTCATCTACAAACTCCTGCTGAACTTTATTCTATCGACAAAGAATCTGTTTGCGTGCGTATAAAAACAGCCAAAAATGATGTTCTTCAAGTGACAATCATACATGGCGATCCATATGTATGGGATCAAGACATTTGGCAGTCTTCTGAAACATTTATGTCACTCATTGGCTCTGATGATCTTCACGATTATTGGACAGTCACCCTTCAATTGCCACATTACCGCTTACGTTACGGATTCATCCTAACCTCAACGGATGAATCTGTTGTTTATACAGAGCGTGGCTTCTATCAAGAGAAACCTAAACATGTTTCTCCTTATTTCTGTTTACCCTATCTCCACGAGAATGAGATATTCTCTCCTCCAAGTTGGGTAAAAGATACGGTTTGGTATCAAATCTTTCCGGAACGCTTCTCAAATGGGGATTCCACCATTAATCCAGATAACGTCTTACCATGGGGAAGCGAAAAACCAAAAGTCGATTCATTTTTTGGTGGTGACTTACAAGGAGTAATCAATCATCTGGATTACTTAAGCGGTCTCGGCATTAACGGAATTTATTTCACACCCATTTTTAAAGCGTTCTCAAATCACAAATATGACACGATCGATTATATGCAGATCGACCCGCAATTTGGCGATGAGCAGACCTTAAAGAAACTCGTACAGGAATGTCATAAACGAGGGATACGGGTCATGCTAGATGCGGTTTTTAATCACAGCGGGTATTACTTTAAGCCATTTCAAGATGTACTCAAATATGGAGAGGATTCTCGGTACAGAGATTGGTTTCACCCACATAGCTATCCATTAGATCCTCATGCACAGAAACCTAATTACGAAACATTTGCCTTTGTTGGCATGATGCCAAAATTAAATACAGCTAATCCAGAAGTGAAGGAATACTTACTTCAGGTTGCCCGTTATTGGATTGAAACGTTTGATATTGATGGATGGCGCCTTGATGTGGCTAACGAAGTTGATCATGAATTTTGGCGAGACTTCCGCCGCACTGTGAAGGAAACAAAAGAGGATGTGTATATTCTAGGGGAAATCTGGCATCAATCCACACCTTGGCTTGCGGGAGATCAATTTGATGCAGTGATGAATTATCCTTTAACAGATGCTATTCAAGATTTCATCCTGCGTGGTGAGACTGCAGGTTCATTTAAACAGACTATTACTAGACATTTATTCAGCTATCCTCATCCTGTTAATCAAGTTCAATTCAACTTACTCGACAGTCATGATACAGCTCGTGTGTTAACAGAAAGTAATGGCAATAAAAATCAAGTGATGCTTCAATATCTTATGCTCTTCTCTTTTCCTGGTTCTCCATGCATTTACTATGGAGATGAGATTGGTATGGCTTGGTGA
- a CDS encoding sugar ABC transporter substrate-binding protein, with amino-acid sequence MSNVKSYFIPVVVGLSLTLTACGPERGDEVEELVPDEATEANKPDSLQVWVHDTETYLEAYKEIADAFTQETGIDVHLVPFGLFDQLEAMSLDAPSGRGPDLFFQPNDMTGNAYLQGVAAELDLTEEQKEGYIDGSLEALSYDGAQIGIPSVSRNLRINVQ; translated from the coding sequence ATGAGTAACGTTAAAAGCTATTTTATACCTGTAGTTGTAGGTCTTTCTCTAACATTAACTGCTTGTGGACCGGAGCGGGGAGATGAAGTAGAGGAATTAGTACCTGATGAAGCGACAGAAGCAAATAAGCCTGATTCTTTACAAGTTTGGGTTCATGATACTGAGACGTATTTAGAAGCATACAAGGAAATTGCGGATGCATTTACACAGGAAACAGGTATTGATGTCCATTTAGTACCTTTTGGTCTTTTCGATCAACTAGAAGCAATGTCACTCGATGCACCCTCAGGTAGAGGGCCAGACTTATTTTTTCAGCCTAACGATATGACTGGGAACGCATATCTTCAAGGAGTTGCAGCTGAATTAGATCTAACTGAGGAGCAGAAAGAGGGTTATATAGATGGCTCTTTAGAGGCTCTTAGCTATGATGGAGCCCAAATTGGCATTCCAAGCGTCAGTAGAAACCTACGCATTAATGTACAATAA
- a CDS encoding sugar ABC transporter substrate-binding protein produces MMEPKLAFQASVETYALMYNNELISEAPETLEELEQIGEELTIPANDQYGFLLEAQNAFFAYPFLAAYGGYFFGEENGGYDVGDIGLSNQGTVEGTELIRSWYEKGYLPRNLNADIMNGLFLQGNVGAVVSGPWNINDYRNALGDSLETAPLPMIDGERLKSFAGVKGWMVNQYSDHINWAKELALFMTSKESSEIFFEYAQEIPARDDIELENELYDGFVEQLEYAQFMPNIPAVSAVWEPLGDALIFISNGDDAEEVLLETQGMIEDEIEIMGAWR; encoded by the coding sequence ATGATGGAGCCCAAATTGGCATTCCAAGCGTCAGTAGAAACCTACGCATTAATGTACAATAACGAACTCATTTCTGAAGCACCAGAGACGCTTGAAGAGCTCGAGCAAATTGGTGAAGAACTAACGATTCCTGCAAACGATCAGTATGGATTTCTACTCGAAGCTCAGAATGCATTTTTTGCTTATCCTTTTTTAGCAGCATACGGAGGATATTTCTTCGGTGAAGAAAACGGAGGATATGATGTTGGGGATATTGGTCTTTCGAATCAAGGGACAGTGGAAGGAACTGAATTAATTAGATCATGGTATGAAAAAGGCTATCTACCAAGAAACTTAAATGCAGATATTATGAATGGTTTATTTTTACAAGGGAATGTAGGGGCTGTTGTATCTGGGCCTTGGAACATTAATGATTATCGCAATGCTTTAGGGGACAGTCTTGAAACAGCTCCTCTTCCAATGATTGATGGAGAAAGACTCAAATCTTTTGCTGGAGTGAAAGGTTGGATGGTTAATCAATACAGTGACCATATAAATTGGGCAAAAGAACTGGCTTTGTTTATGACGAGTAAGGAAAGCTCTGAAATTTTCTTTGAGTACGCTCAGGAGATTCCGGCGCGTGATGACATTGAACTAGAAAATGAATTATACGATGGGTTTGTCGAGCAATTGGAATACGCTCAGTTTATGCCGAATATCCCTGCTGTTTCAGCCGTGTGGGAACCTCTCGGTGATGCGCTGATCTTTATAAGTAATGGGGACGATGCGGAAGAAGTGTTACTAGAAACTCAAGGAATGATAGAAGATGAAATTGAAATTATGGGGGCTTGGAGATGA
- a CDS encoding carbohydrate ABC transporter permease, with translation MKPQHHSLQVNKKSRVLTAALLSIVPGLGQIYNKQRLKGICFLLLAVAFGIVFYDILNIGFWGLATLGTLPGVDDSRTLIGQGIVAVFLTMFAVLFYILNIKDARKIARQREEGYEPLSIREGFRHSWDKSFPYVLITPGLILLFIAVIFPLLFMIVLAFTNYNLFNAPPRSVLDWVGFQNFMDLATIPIWRNTFFSVLSWTIVWTAAATTSQIALAMFLAVIVNDKRIKYKRLIRTVLILPWAVPSFVTILIFAALFNDGFGAINRDLLEPLFNTSIPWLTDPFWTKIALIMIQTWLGFPFVFALFTGILQSVSDDWYEAADMDGASRFQKFRFITMPHVLFATAPLLIMQYAGNFNNFNIIYLFNEGGPPVRGQNVGGTDILISWVYSLAFENSQYSMAAAISIIIGLIVAVFAIFQFRKSRTFKEGE, from the coding sequence ATGAAACCTCAACATCATTCACTACAAGTAAATAAGAAAAGTCGTGTACTCACTGCTGCTTTACTTTCGATTGTACCTGGATTGGGCCAAATCTATAATAAGCAACGTCTAAAAGGGATTTGTTTCTTATTATTGGCAGTAGCCTTTGGTATTGTATTTTATGACATTCTGAACATTGGTTTCTGGGGGCTCGCAACACTTGGCACATTACCCGGTGTTGATGATTCAAGGACATTAATTGGTCAAGGTATTGTAGCCGTATTTTTAACGATGTTTGCAGTGCTCTTCTACATACTCAACATAAAAGATGCACGCAAGATAGCCCGGCAGCGAGAAGAAGGATACGAGCCTTTATCGATAAGAGAGGGATTTAGACATTCATGGGACAAAAGCTTCCCATATGTTCTCATTACGCCAGGATTAATTCTATTATTTATCGCTGTAATCTTTCCACTTCTATTTATGATTGTGTTGGCCTTTACTAATTACAACTTATTTAATGCGCCTCCAAGAAGTGTATTAGATTGGGTCGGCTTTCAAAACTTTATGGACTTAGCTACTATCCCAATTTGGAGAAATACCTTTTTCTCCGTTCTTTCATGGACGATAGTCTGGACAGCGGCAGCGACCACTTCTCAAATTGCGCTTGCGATGTTTTTAGCGGTGATCGTAAACGACAAACGAATTAAATATAAACGATTGATTCGTACAGTGTTAATTTTGCCTTGGGCAGTGCCAAGCTTTGTTACCATATTGATCTTTGCAGCTTTGTTTAACGACGGGTTTGGTGCAATTAACAGAGATCTATTAGAGCCACTTTTTAATACAAGTATTCCATGGCTTACAGATCCATTCTGGACCAAGATTGCATTAATTATGATTCAGACGTGGCTTGGCTTTCCATTTGTTTTCGCCTTATTTACTGGGATTTTGCAGAGTGTCTCTGATGATTGGTATGAGGCAGCGGATATGGATGGAGCTAGTCGTTTTCAGAAGTTCCGTTTTATCACCATGCCACACGTTCTTTTTGCGACAGCACCCCTTTTGATTATGCAATACGCGGGGAACTTCAATAACTTTAATATTATCTACTTATTTAACGAAGGTGGACCACCAGTCCGTGGGCAAAATGTTGGAGGAACGGATATTCTTATTTCTTGGGTGTATAGTCTTGCATTTGAAAACTCTCAATATAGTATGGCTGCAGCGATCTCAATAATAATTGGTCTAATTGTAGCGGTATTTGCTATTTTTCAGTTCCGTAAAAGCAGAACATTTAAGGAAGGGGAATAA
- a CDS encoding sugar ABC transporter permease, with protein sequence MKQKTKSRIEVTLIYLFLLLMFVVIGYPLLWTIGLSLNEGTNLYSASIIPENWSLEHYKWLFFSEQSNYVQWYINSLIVAFATSISATVIVCLTSYAFSRYKFVGRKNGLYFFLVLQIFPVIMAMVAIYVLLNTIGLLDSLLGLVLIYVGGAIPMNAFLVKGYFDTIPKELDESAKLDGAGHFRIFFTIMLPLAKPILAVVALFNFMSPLMDFILPRIVLRSPENYTLALGLFNFVSDQFANNFTRFAAGTVLIAVPIAIVFLFLQRYLISGLSSGATKG encoded by the coding sequence ATGAAGCAGAAAACAAAATCGCGCATTGAAGTTACGTTAATCTACCTGTTTCTTTTATTAATGTTTGTTGTCATTGGCTATCCACTATTATGGACAATTGGACTTTCATTAAATGAAGGCACGAACTTATATAGTGCAAGTATTATTCCTGAAAATTGGTCACTCGAACATTATAAATGGCTCTTTTTTAGCGAACAGAGCAACTATGTACAATGGTATATCAATTCTTTAATTGTCGCGTTTGCCACGTCTATATCAGCTACTGTGATTGTATGTCTGACTTCTTATGCCTTCTCTAGGTACAAGTTTGTTGGAAGAAAAAATGGGCTTTACTTCTTTCTAGTATTGCAGATATTCCCAGTGATTATGGCGATGGTTGCAATCTATGTGCTTCTAAATACGATTGGTTTGCTCGACTCTCTGCTAGGTTTGGTGTTGATCTATGTAGGCGGAGCAATTCCGATGAATGCTTTTCTAGTGAAGGGTTATTTCGATACCATTCCTAAAGAACTAGATGAGTCAGCTAAGCTAGATGGGGCAGGTCACTTTCGTATATTCTTCACGATCATGCTGCCATTAGCAAAGCCAATCCTGGCAGTTGTTGCGTTATTTAATTTTATGTCACCACTGATGGACTTTATCCTACCAAGAATTGTGTTGCGCAGTCCTGAAAACTATACATTAGCTCTTGGGTTATTCAACTTCGTAAGTGATCAATTCGCTAACAACTTTACACGATTTGCTGCAGGAACGGTATTAATTGCCGTACCGATTGCGATTGTTTTCTTGTTCTTACAACGTTATTTGATTTCAGGACTTTCTTCTGGAGCAACAAAGGGATAA
- a CDS encoding LacI family DNA-binding transcriptional regulator, with product MTVTIKDVAKKANVAPSTVSRVIANNSTISTKTKEKVRAVMEELGYYPNVNARNLVNNHTNVIGVIMPSATYAPFHNPFFPEVLRGITTQANEQRYGLYLSTSQTDLDILEEVKEMVYSRRVDGIILLYSTIADPVIDFLLDKSFPFVVVGQPPEQLKEKVFFVNNDNVKAAKMVTEYLLLLKHKRIAFVGGRRDAFVTIDRKNGYIEALETSAIQIDESLMVYHDEIFEGGEKAVIELMSQKNPPSAMIVTDDLMALGVLRMLFSMNVSVPDNMSVVSFNNVLMSKLSTPPLTTLDIHIHELGYKAAQMLRQCILDPKASPTSHIVDHHLIRRATSRAHKEIST from the coding sequence GTGACCGTAACCATAAAAGACGTAGCAAAAAAAGCAAATGTAGCGCCATCTACTGTCTCTCGTGTTATTGCAAATAATTCAACGATCAGTACCAAAACAAAAGAAAAGGTACGGGCGGTGATGGAAGAGCTTGGCTACTACCCAAATGTTAATGCTAGAAACCTGGTGAATAATCATACCAATGTAATAGGTGTCATTATGCCAAGTGCTACCTATGCACCATTTCATAATCCTTTTTTTCCAGAAGTGCTTAGAGGGATTACTACTCAGGCAAATGAACAGAGGTACGGTCTGTATTTATCCACTAGCCAAACGGACCTAGATATCCTAGAAGAAGTAAAAGAAATGGTGTACAGTCGTCGAGTTGATGGCATAATATTACTGTATTCAACAATAGCTGATCCAGTCATTGATTTTCTTTTAGACAAATCGTTTCCGTTTGTTGTAGTTGGTCAGCCGCCAGAGCAGCTTAAAGAAAAGGTCTTCTTTGTTAATAATGACAATGTTAAAGCAGCTAAAATGGTGACAGAGTATCTATTACTTTTAAAGCACAAACGAATTGCCTTTGTAGGTGGACGGCGAGATGCCTTTGTGACTATTGATCGGAAAAATGGCTACATAGAAGCACTTGAAACTTCTGCTATTCAGATTGATGAATCGCTCATGGTTTATCATGATGAAATTTTTGAAGGCGGTGAAAAAGCAGTTATAGAGCTTATGTCACAAAAAAATCCTCCTTCAGCAATGATTGTCACAGATGATTTAATGGCTTTAGGTGTATTACGAATGCTCTTCAGTATGAATGTATCTGTACCAGATAATATGTCTGTTGTTAGTTTTAATAATGTGTTGATGTCTAAGTTGTCAACGCCTCCACTTACAACGCTTGATATTCATATTCATGAGCTCGGATACAAAGCGGCTCAAATGCTTCGTCAGTGTATACTTGATCCAAAAGCATCTCCTACAAGTCATATCGTGGATCATCATCTGATTCGTCGGGCGACAAGCAGAGCACATAAAGAAATCTCAACATAA
- a CDS encoding SAM-dependent methyltransferase, translating to MVTIDPIGVVSNKRVEVEDDNWGNVQSSIMINDSFSEESLFEIETFSHLEIIFYFHKVDKERIENGARHPRNNETFPLTGIFAQRGKNRPNRLGLTTVQLLGRQGKKLIVRGLDCIDGTPIVDIKPVMKEFLPKEPIHQPDWSHEIMEEYWNE from the coding sequence GTGGTAACAATTGATCCAATAGGCGTTGTATCAAACAAAAGAGTGGAAGTAGAAGATGATAACTGGGGGAACGTACAATCGAGCATAATGATTAATGATTCATTTTCTGAAGAATCTCTCTTCGAAATTGAAACATTCTCACATCTTGAGATTATTTTTTATTTTCATAAAGTGGATAAAGAGAGAATTGAAAACGGCGCAAGACATCCTAGAAATAATGAAACTTTCCCATTAACAGGGATTTTTGCTCAACGAGGGAAAAACAGACCAAATCGATTAGGCTTAACGACGGTCCAGTTACTTGGAAGGCAAGGGAAGAAATTGATCGTTCGAGGTTTAGATTGTATTGATGGAACACCTATCGTGGATATCAAACCCGTTATGAAGGAATTTCTACCAAAGGAACCTATTCATCAACCTGATTGGTCACATGAAATAATGGAGGAATATTGGAATGAATAA
- a CDS encoding potassium channel family protein: protein MKKQFIVIGLGRFGSSLTKTLVEAGHEVLAVDKDIDLVQGMSSIATHAIQADATDESVLKELGAGNFSHAVVAIGENLQSSILTTLLLKEMNIPKVTVKAKNIIYGKVLTKIGADQVVYPERDMGIRLGRQLSSDNLIDYIELSPIYNLVEMNAPAAMNGYSIYDLDVRAKYGVNIMAIKSNGEINISPRAEDKIQTGDTLLLIGSNEDISALERKYE from the coding sequence TTGAAAAAACAATTTATTGTTATTGGGCTAGGACGATTTGGTAGTAGCTTAACTAAAACGTTGGTTGAGGCTGGTCATGAGGTACTTGCCGTAGATAAGGATATTGATTTAGTGCAAGGCATGTCTTCTATCGCGACGCATGCAATACAGGCTGACGCAACTGATGAATCTGTTCTAAAAGAACTTGGTGCAGGGAATTTTAGTCATGCTGTGGTGGCAATTGGTGAGAATTTGCAATCCAGTATCTTGACAACTCTTCTTCTAAAAGAGATGAATATTCCTAAAGTAACCGTTAAAGCTAAAAATATCATCTATGGAAAAGTCCTTACCAAAATTGGTGCAGATCAAGTTGTATATCCTGAGAGAGACATGGGTATACGCCTAGGTAGACAACTTAGTTCGGACAATTTAATTGATTATATCGAACTCTCCCCTATATATAATTTAGTGGAAATGAATGCTCCAGCTGCTATGAATGGTTATTCTATTTATGATTTGGACGTCAGAGCAAAATATGGTGTCAATATTATGGCTATTAAATCGAACGGTGAGATTAACATTTCACCAAGAGCAGAAGATAAAATTCAGACTGGGGACACATTACTCTTAATTGGTTCGAATGAAGATATTAGTGCATTGGAACGAAAATATGAATGA
- a CDS encoding TrkH family potassium uptake protein yields MTSKMSPPQFVMLVFLFLILIGTCILALPISSASGLSIGLLDALFTATSAVCVNGLVVVDTGSVFSTFGQVVIMILIQVGGLGFMTMGVIVAIMLGKRIGLKQRLIIQQTTQSKSSSGLVKLCLYIVFIAFAFETVAVTVLTLRWMGDMGFAEALYHAVFHSVSAFNNAGFALWSDSLSSYVNDPVVNLTIIWLFVSGGLGYIVIVELIRKRKWRSFSLHTKIVLVSSGSLLAIGFLLVFALETLNPQTFGQLSWSERIWSGFFQSATSRSAGFNTIDISNMLSASQLVLIILMFIGASSGGTGGGIKTTTFFVLILATFNTFRGGGQIHAFERKISVEIIMRALAVVISSLLCVFVVALLLTVTEGIYEEHFMEVLFEATSAFSTAGLSMGLTSELSPMGKFIVTITMFIGRLGPLTLAYALAEKKKKSKLGYPEDHVLIG; encoded by the coding sequence ATGACAAGTAAGATGAGCCCACCTCAGTTTGTCATGCTTGTTTTTCTATTTCTGATACTGATAGGTACTTGTATACTCGCTTTGCCAATCTCTTCAGCAAGTGGTTTGTCTATTGGTCTTTTAGATGCTCTTTTTACAGCAACATCTGCTGTGTGTGTAAATGGGTTAGTCGTAGTAGATACTGGTTCAGTTTTTTCTACATTTGGGCAAGTAGTTATTATGATTTTAATTCAGGTTGGTGGCTTAGGGTTTATGACAATGGGTGTTATTGTAGCGATCATGCTTGGTAAGAGAATTGGCTTAAAACAGAGATTAATTATTCAGCAGACAACCCAATCTAAGTCTTCATCAGGATTAGTTAAGCTTTGTCTCTATATTGTTTTTATTGCCTTTGCTTTTGAAACGGTTGCTGTTACTGTACTTACCTTACGTTGGATGGGAGATATGGGGTTTGCAGAGGCATTATATCATGCCGTTTTCCATTCTGTATCTGCTTTTAATAATGCAGGTTTTGCTCTCTGGTCAGATAGTCTTTCGAGTTATGTGAATGACCCTGTTGTTAACTTAACGATCATTTGGTTATTTGTTAGTGGTGGTCTTGGTTACATTGTTATTGTAGAGCTCATTAGAAAACGAAAATGGAGAAGTTTTTCATTACATACTAAAATTGTTCTTGTTAGTTCAGGTTCATTACTTGCTATTGGTTTCTTACTTGTTTTTGCGTTAGAAACATTGAATCCACAAACCTTTGGACAGTTGTCTTGGTCAGAACGAATATGGTCCGGCTTCTTTCAGAGTGCGACTTCAAGAAGTGCTGGCTTTAATACAATTGATATTAGTAATATGTTATCAGCTTCTCAACTTGTTTTAATCATTCTCATGTTTATAGGAGCTTCCTCAGGTGGAACGGGTGGAGGGATTAAAACGACTACTTTTTTCGTTTTAATCTTAGCTACATTTAATACCTTTCGCGGTGGCGGACAAATTCATGCTTTTGAGCGCAAAATCTCTGTTGAGATTATTATGAGAGCTCTTGCGGTAGTAATTAGTTCACTGCTTTGTGTTTTTGTCGTTGCGCTCCTCCTTACTGTGACTGAAGGAATTTATGAAGAACATTTTATGGAAGTACTTTTTGAAGCTACTTCTGCATTTAGTACAGCAGGACTTTCTATGGGACTAACAAGTGAGCTTTCTCCAATGGGGAAATTTATTGTTACGATTACAATGTTTATTGGACGATTAGGACCACTCACTTTAGCCTATGCTTTAGCTGAAAAGAAGAAGAAATCAAAGCTTGGTTATCCTGAAGACCATGTTTTAATCGGATAA
- a CDS encoding NAD(P)/FAD-dependent oxidoreductase, translating into MRLLEEDQAGLSSALVLGRARRNILLFDDHTNRNQVTHESHGFITRDGTTPSEFRRIGNEELATYPSISTINRTVTSILRSKNESSFMITASGGQTFYATKVILAVGFKESLPPIDGIGGLYGKSLFNCPYCDGLELRDKPLVIINDTEHAMHMAKLLYNWSKDLVLATNGHSLNTEDRKKLESKGISVVTEKISRLIGEDGQLSHVEFESGTTIKRSGGFVAPTFIANSLKEQIGVDLTETGAIEVDDFGRTSKKHIYAAGDAISPALSQLIVSAASGNKAGVAVNVDLIELDF; encoded by the coding sequence GGAGGAGGACCAAGCAGGACTCAGCTCGGCACTTGTACTTGGAAGAGCTCGAAGAAACATTTTGTTATTTGACGATCACACAAACCGAAATCAAGTCACCCATGAATCACATGGTTTTATCACTCGAGATGGCACCACTCCATCCGAATTTAGAAGAATAGGTAATGAAGAATTAGCAACCTATCCCTCCATTTCTACTATTAACAGAACAGTAACAAGTATCCTACGATCTAAGAACGAATCATCCTTTATGATTACAGCATCTGGTGGACAAACGTTTTATGCTACAAAAGTCATACTAGCAGTTGGTTTTAAAGAGTCCCTTCCTCCAATTGACGGAATAGGTGGTTTATATGGAAAGAGTCTATTTAACTGCCCTTACTGCGATGGCTTGGAATTAAGAGATAAACCTCTTGTGATCATTAACGATACCGAACACGCCATGCATATGGCCAAACTACTTTATAACTGGTCTAAAGATTTGGTTCTTGCTACTAATGGTCATTCTTTGAATACCGAGGATAGAAAGAAACTTGAATCAAAAGGGATTTCAGTGGTAACGGAAAAAATCAGCCGTTTAATTGGAGAGGATGGTCAACTTTCTCATGTAGAATTTGAGAGTGGAACAACAATTAAGCGCTCAGGAGGATTTGTGGCCCCTACATTTATAGCTAATTCTTTAAAAGAACAGATTGGGGTCGATTTAACGGAAACTGGAGCCATAGAAGTGGATGACTTCGGCAGAACTTCTAAGAAGCATATCTATGCAGCTGGCGATGCTATTAGTCCTGCTTTATCACAGCTTATTGTATCTGCTGCCTCAGGTAATAAAGCTGGTGTTGCTGTGAATGTCGATCTTATAGAACTAGATTTTTAA